One Planctomycetia bacterium genomic window carries:
- a CDS encoding crotonase/enoyl-CoA hydratase family protein has protein sequence MSNMRDVEFLNTVLRTPYGKKNTQFNSEFDPSTGTIWGYFNPKGTACFSLGLLKDIRAHDALLAENGGYLEFDGKMNRVNYYVMASRTPRVFNLGGDLALFVLLIKSRDREALLHYARLCIDNMYPKIKNFFSPSLTTISLVQGDALGGGFECALSSDVIIAEESAQMGLPEILFNLFPGMGAYSLLARKIGMRAAEELILSGKILSATQLHGMGIVDVLAKDGEGEAAVNNWIATTYKRRNGYAAVHRARQLVHPVTREELDAITETWVDAALRIEDRDLKMMGRIVRAQMRRMAGEAVTDITAEALAASA, from the coding sequence ATGAGCAACATGCGCGATGTCGAGTTCCTGAACACCGTCCTACGGACCCCGTATGGCAAAAAAAACACCCAATTCAATTCCGAATTCGACCCTTCGACCGGGACTATCTGGGGATATTTCAATCCGAAAGGCACTGCATGCTTCAGTCTCGGCCTGCTGAAGGACATCCGTGCCCACGACGCCCTGCTGGCCGAAAATGGCGGCTATCTCGAGTTCGACGGGAAAATGAACAGGGTCAATTACTACGTGATGGCGTCGCGCACCCCGCGCGTTTTCAACTTGGGGGGCGACCTGGCCCTGTTCGTCCTCCTGATTAAGTCGCGCGACCGCGAGGCTTTGCTTCACTACGCCAGGCTGTGCATCGACAACATGTACCCGAAGATCAAGAACTTCTTTTCGCCCAGCCTGACCACGATCTCCCTGGTTCAGGGCGATGCGCTGGGTGGTGGCTTCGAGTGCGCACTGTCCTCCGACGTGATCATCGCTGAGGAATCGGCCCAGATGGGCCTGCCGGAAATCCTCTTCAACCTGTTTCCGGGCATGGGCGCGTATTCGCTGCTTGCCCGCAAGATCGGCATGCGCGCCGCGGAGGAATTGATCCTGTCCGGAAAGATCCTGTCTGCAACGCAATTGCATGGGATGGGTATCGTGGATGTCCTCGCCAAGGACGGCGAAGGGGAAGCGGCGGTCAACAACTGGATTGCAACCACCTACAAGCGGCGCAACGGTTACGCGGCAGTACATCGCGCGCGTCAGCTCGTGCACCCAGTAACGCGCGAGGAACTCGACGCGATCACCGAAACATGGGTAGACGCGGCGCTACGCATCGAGGATCGCGACCTGAAAATGATGGGCCGCATCGTCCGCGCGCAGATGCGCAGGATGGCGGGCGAAGCGGTGACCGACATCACCGCAGAAGCCCTCGCAGCGAGCGCCTAG
- a CDS encoding iron-containing redox enzyme family protein — MSFFLTLIESTDARRRELEAVPKMYTMIHHGLSLGEYRAFLHDLYYIVWHFCPIMATAASRCGDDFRHIRYDLYSRIEEERGHEDWVLEDVKAMGGDVDAVRSLPPSAPVQAMIAFNYYSAERKHPCSVLGMLYMLEVVASVYGGRVSDSIAKALDRDVEAGGFKFLSSHATMDADHVAQMNQLVKTIDDLAAQEAIINSTQVNFYQFAQMFGEGGFAALASD; from the coding sequence ATGTCTTTTTTTCTCACCCTAATCGAATCCACTGATGCTCGCCGCCGCGAGCTTGAGGCGGTCCCGAAGATGTACACGATGATCCACCACGGATTGTCGCTGGGCGAATACCGCGCATTCCTGCATGACCTCTATTACATCGTCTGGCATTTCTGCCCGATCATGGCAACGGCGGCGTCGCGCTGCGGAGACGACTTCCGCCACATCCGCTACGACCTCTACTCGCGCATAGAAGAGGAGCGAGGCCACGAGGACTGGGTTCTGGAGGACGTCAAGGCAATGGGGGGCGATGTCGACGCGGTTCGATCCCTGCCGCCCAGCGCACCGGTTCAGGCCATGATTGCGTTCAACTACTACAGTGCCGAACGCAAGCATCCGTGCTCGGTGCTTGGCATGCTCTACATGCTGGAAGTCGTTGCGTCGGTCTATGGCGGCCGCGTATCCGACTCGATTGCCAAGGCGCTCGACCGCGACGTGGAAGCCGGGGGGTTCAAGTTCCTGTCTTCCCACGCCACGATGGATGCGGATCACGTCGCGCAGATGAACCAGCTCGTCAAGACTATCGACGACCTCGCTGCGCAGGAGGCGATCATCAATTCGACCCAGGTCAACTTCTACCAGTTCGCGCAGATGTTCGGCGAGGGCGGGTTCGCCGCCCTCGCCAGCGACTAG